From the genome of Scytonema hofmannii PCC 7110, one region includes:
- a CDS encoding type II toxin-antitoxin system RelE/ParE family toxin — translation MNWVVEFHDEFEPEFNALPFEVQKMVLAMAGLLEQFGSQLGRPHVDTLKGSQYSNMKELRFNAADGVWRIAFAFDPKRSAILLVAGDKSGISKRLFYKQLIKKADARFEMHLSQLEDE, via the coding sequence ATGAACTGGGTAGTTGAATTTCATGATGAATTTGAGCCAGAGTTTAATGCCTTGCCTTTTGAAGTACAAAAAATGGTACTCGCTATGGCAGGTTTGCTAGAACAATTTGGTTCACAGCTAGGGCGTCCACACGTTGACACCCTTAAGGGGTCACAGTACTCCAACATGAAAGAGTTGCGGTTTAACGCGGCTGATGGTGTTTGGCGGATAGCATTTGCTTTTGATCCGAAGCGATCTGCAATTTTACTGGTAGCAGGTGATAAATCTGGTATTAGTAAGCGCTTGTTCTATAAACAACTCATCAAGAAAGCTGATGCCCGGTTTGAGATGCATTTATCTCAATTAGAGGATGAGTAG
- a CDS encoding PPC domain-containing protein, with protein MSASATINDFAGNTLNNARQITLNSTASTYSDWVGSADTNDYYRFNLSQTSNFNLALNGLVTDADVQLLDSSGNALASSTNGSTTAESISRTLDAGTYYIQVYPYGGANTNYNLSVSATINDYAGNTLNNARQITLNSTASSYSDWVGSSDTDDFYRFNLSSNSSVNLTLNGLIENVDVQLLNNSGNVLASSTQSGVVTEFINRSLDAGTYHIRVYPYNGANTNYNLSVSATINDFAGNNLNSARQITLNSTSSTYTDWVGSADTNDYYRFSLDTTRSLNLAMNGLSGNADVQLLDSSGNAIASSSYGSSGGGGCAQTLSARTASQRPSIPDSDKTSQKSKSTPESASALGLLALATWGVAKALKIRKDKQS; from the coding sequence TTGAGCGCATCAGCAACAATCAATGACTTTGCTGGAAACACTCTCAACAATGCACGTCAAATCACCCTAAATTCTACAGCTAGCACCTACAGTGATTGGGTGGGTAGCGCTGACACCAACGACTACTACCGTTTCAACCTTAGTCAAACTAGCAACTTTAATCTTGCTCTCAATGGTCTTGTCACTGATGCAGACGTGCAGTTGCTTGACAGTAGTGGCAACGCACTTGCTAGTTCAACTAACGGTAGCACCACTGCTGAATCTATTAGCCGTACTCTGGATGCAGGCACTTACTATATCCAAGTCTATCCCTATGGTGGTGCCAACACCAACTACAACTTGAGCGTGTCAGCAACAATCAACGATTATGCTGGAAACACCCTCAACAATGCACGTCAGATTACCCTAAATTCCACAGCTAGTAGCTATAGCGATTGGGTAGGTTCATCTGACACTGATGATTTCTATCGCTTCAATCTTAGCAGTAACAGCAGTGTGAATCTTACCTTAAATGGTTTGATTGAGAATGTTGATGTGCAATTGCTCAATAACAGTGGTAATGTGCTTGCTAGTTCTACTCAGAGTGGAGTAGTTACTGAATTTATCAACCGCAGTCTAGACGCAGGCACCTACCATATTCGAGTCTATCCATACAACGGTGCTAACACCAACTACAATTTGAGCGTGTCAGCAACAATCAATGACTTTGCTGGAAACAACCTCAACAGCGCACGTCAGATAACTCTCAATTCTACTAGCAGCACTTATACTGATTGGGTGGGTAGCGCTGACACTAACGACTACTACCGTTTCAGCCTCGACACTACTAGGAGCTTAAATCTTGCCATGAACGGTTTAAGTGGGAATGCTGATGTGCAATTGCTTGATAGCAGTGGGAATGCGATCGCCAGTTCAAGTTACGGTAGTAGCGGAGGCGGTGGGTGTGCTCAAACCCTATCAGCAAGAACTGCTTCTCAAAGGCCTTCAATCCCTGATAGCGACAAGACTTCCCAAAAATCTAAATCTACCCCTGAATCCGCATCTGCATTAGGGCTGCTGGCACTCGCAACATGGGGTGTAGCGAAAGCTCTGAAAATTCGTAAAGACAAACAGTCGTGA
- a CDS encoding TldD/PmbA family protein: MQTLLADAQNLLSDLIARYSPSVDYLMIRLEEAEGTDILLRGDKVETLSEGISIGGQIRACYKGGWGFSSFNQLSTIRDRIEEAIAAARIVGDEETVLASIDIIQEICVLPLRGTDPRQIPLKQKKELCDRYMDLLRGVDSRITTTSVRYADSTQRVIIATSEKTYIEQSWVDMEIRFAATARNGETVQTGRETSGSRKAFEDLMTLDEQVKLAAQRAVAALSLPSVKGNTYTVVIDPILTGLFVHEAFGHLSEADMAYENPDLLEVMTIGRRFGPKELHIFDGAAPDGHRGSYFYDDEGTPATTTQLIQDGVLVGRLHSRETAGKLDEEPTGNARCLNYHFPPIVRMTNTWIERGKTPVEDLFSEIKEGVYARNWLGGMTNGEMFTFSAGEAWMIRNGKIAEPVKDVTLSGNVFQTLADIEVIGDDFYWDESGGCGKGGQNGLAVGCGGPSLRIRDVVVGGEVG, from the coding sequence ATGCAGACCTTACTCGCTGACGCTCAAAATTTGCTTTCTGACCTCATCGCCCGCTACTCACCAAGCGTAGATTATCTGATGATTCGCCTTGAAGAAGCTGAAGGAACTGATATCTTGTTGCGTGGCGACAAGGTAGAAACTCTTAGCGAAGGGATCTCAATTGGCGGACAGATTCGTGCTTGTTATAAAGGGGGATGGGGGTTTAGTAGCTTTAACCAGCTTTCCACAATTCGCGATCGCATAGAAGAAGCCATTGCTGCGGCTAGAATTGTCGGCGATGAGGAGACTGTATTAGCTTCTATTGACATAATACAAGAAATATGCGTGTTGCCTCTAAGGGGAACCGATCCCCGGCAAATTCCGCTCAAACAGAAAAAAGAATTGTGCGATCGCTACATGGACTTGCTCAGAGGTGTTGACTCACGCATTACCACCACCTCAGTGCGTTATGCTGACAGCACTCAAAGAGTCATCATTGCCACCAGTGAAAAAACCTATATTGAGCAATCTTGGGTAGATATGGAAATCCGTTTTGCTGCAACAGCCAGAAATGGAGAGACGGTACAAACGGGAAGGGAAACCTCAGGTTCGCGCAAAGCCTTTGAAGATTTAATGACTCTAGATGAACAAGTAAAACTTGCAGCACAAAGAGCAGTTGCAGCGTTATCTTTGCCATCAGTCAAAGGAAATACTTACACTGTAGTGATTGACCCCATTCTCACCGGGTTATTTGTCCATGAAGCCTTTGGGCATCTTTCCGAAGCAGACATGGCTTACGAAAACCCAGATTTATTAGAAGTGATGACCATTGGGCGGCGGTTTGGTCCAAAAGAGTTGCACATTTTTGATGGTGCTGCGCCAGATGGGCATCGCGGTAGCTATTTTTACGACGATGAAGGCACACCAGCAACCACAACACAGTTGATTCAAGATGGCGTATTGGTGGGGCGCTTGCATTCCCGCGAAACAGCAGGCAAATTGGATGAAGAGCCTACGGGTAATGCGCGGTGTCTCAACTATCACTTCCCTCCCATTGTACGGATGACCAATACCTGGATTGAAAGGGGTAAGACGCCCGTGGAGGATTTATTTAGTGAGATTAAAGAAGGAGTTTATGCGCGTAACTGGTTGGGTGGGATGACGAATGGGGAGATGTTCACCTTTAGTGCAGGGGAAGCGTGGATGATTAGAAACGGTAAAATTGCTGAACCTGTTAAAGATGTGACGCTTTCAGGGAATGTTTTCCAAACTCTGGCAGATATTGAAGTGATCGGTGATGATTTTTACTGGGATGAATCTGGGGGTTGTGGTAAAGGCGGACAAAATGGTTTGGCTGTGGGTTGTGGGGGACCCAGTTTACGGATTCGTGATGTGGTGGTTGGGGGTGAAGTTGGGTGA
- a CDS encoding Uma2 family endonuclease, translating into MGNLPIIISKPVTGLMFNTFCGMLHQQICYCIGEAKKVPDIAIEVVVTSGNIRKLEVYRRLGVSEVWFWERYQFKLYHLRDNPEAPQATLYPDTYGYEQIKSSEFLPQLDISLLEQCISISDSIQAIDEFERNINKE; encoded by the coding sequence ATGGGTAATTTGCCGATCATCATATCAAAACCTGTTACAGGGTTAATGTTTAACACATTTTGTGGAATGCTGCACCAGCAGATATGTTATTGCATAGGAGAAGCAAAAAAAGTACCGGACATAGCCATAGAAGTCGTTGTGACTAGTGGCAACATAAGAAAATTAGAGGTTTACCGACGCCTAGGAGTTTCAGAAGTTTGGTTCTGGGAGAGATATCAATTTAAACTGTACCACTTACGGGACAATCCAGAAGCTCCTCAAGCCACTCTTTACCCTGACACCTATGGGTACGAGCAAATAAAATCAAGCGAGTTTTTGCCGCAGTTAGATATTTCCTTACTAGAACAATGCATCTCAATTTCCGACTCCATTCAAGCAATTGATGAATTTGAGCGAAACATTAATAAGGAATAA
- a CDS encoding type II toxin-antitoxin system VapC family toxin: MKRSVLLDSHPNSEVTHPKGDPRVKQWLHSLQESGVVIRVPEIVDYELRRELIRGKKQKSIERLDKLSQFLIPLTNETMRQAAELWAEVRNQGKPTASKDSLDIDVILASQATLQLPNFDEVTIITTNVKHISRFEKPRLFVVDWEQTLNSIVS, from the coding sequence ATGAAAAGATCTGTACTACTGGATTCGCACCCGAATAGCGAAGTGACGCACCCAAAAGGAGATCCGAGAGTTAAACAATGGTTACATTCCTTGCAAGAATCTGGCGTTGTTATACGAGTACCAGAAATAGTTGACTACGAACTTAGGCGTGAACTGATTAGGGGAAAGAAACAGAAAAGTATTGAGCGCCTTGATAAACTTAGTCAATTTCTTATTCCATTGACAAATGAAACGATGCGACAAGCAGCAGAACTATGGGCAGAAGTGCGAAACCAAGGGAAACCAACTGCGAGTAAAGATAGTTTGGATATAGATGTAATTCTTGCATCTCAAGCCACTCTTCAATTGCCAAATTTTGATGAAGTTACCATTATAACAACCAATGTTAAGCATATATCACGTTTTGAGAAACCAAGGTTGTTTGTAGTAGATTGGGAGCAAACTTTAAACAGTATCGTGTCTTAA
- a CDS encoding helix-turn-helix domain-containing protein, protein MGKTLREKLAELSPEDRKEVEQLTSELIASEMTRQELRQARKITQKQIAECLRIDQGNVSRIEQRTDLMLSTLRKYIQAMGGDLQIVAVFPDSEPIALVGFSEEASHTLADW, encoded by the coding sequence ATGGGAAAAACTTTAAGAGAAAAACTGGCAGAATTATCACCAGAAGATCGAAAAGAAGTTGAGCAGCTCACGAGTGAGCTTATAGCTTCAGAAATGACACGACAAGAACTTAGACAAGCGAGAAAAATAACCCAGAAACAAATAGCAGAGTGTCTTCGTATCGATCAAGGAAATGTTTCTCGTATTGAACAGCGCACTGACTTGATGCTTTCTACCTTGCGAAAGTACATTCAGGCAATGGGAGGCGATTTACAAATTGTTGCTGTATTTCCTGACTCGGAGCCTATTGCTTTAGTAGGATTTTCAGAAGAAGCATCGCATACCTTAGCTGACTGGTGA